From a region of the Mycobacterium intracellulare ATCC 13950 genome:
- a CDS encoding TetR/AcrR family transcriptional regulator — MPGNDWLSARRSEAAADRILDAAEELYTQRDSDSIGMNEIARAAGCSRATLYRYFENREALRTAYVHRETHRLGRAILARTGGIEDPHERLVASILVTLQMVRESPALASWFATTRPPVGGELAGQSDVIAALAAAFLNSLGADDPAVVERRARWVVRVIVSMLLFPGHDEADERAMIEEFVVPIVAPVSARG, encoded by the coding sequence ATGCCGGGAAACGACTGGCTTTCCGCGCGGCGCAGCGAAGCGGCCGCCGACCGGATACTCGACGCGGCCGAGGAACTCTATACCCAACGCGACTCGGATTCGATCGGCATGAACGAAATCGCCAGGGCCGCAGGGTGTTCCCGAGCGACGCTGTACCGGTATTTCGAGAATCGCGAGGCATTGCGCACCGCGTACGTGCACCGCGAGACCCACCGGCTCGGCCGCGCCATCCTTGCGCGCACCGGCGGCATCGAGGACCCGCACGAAAGACTGGTCGCGAGCATCCTGGTCACCTTGCAGATGGTGCGCGAGAGTCCCGCGCTGGCGTCATGGTTTGCCACGACGCGCCCGCCGGTCGGCGGCGAGTTGGCGGGCCAGTCCGACGTGATCGCGGCCCTGGCGGCGGCGTTCCTGAACTCGTTGGGAGCCGATGATCCCGCGGTGGTGGAGCGCCGGGCGCGCTGGGTGGTCCGGGTTATCGTGTCGATGCTGCTGTTCCCGGGCCACGACGAAGCCGACGAGCGGGCGATGATCGAGGAATTCGTCGTGCCGATCGTGGCGCCGGTGTCCGCCCGCGGCTAG
- a CDS encoding MFS transporter → MTTAAPRMPGGERRAGSGPARAAHHWDFITRSSPHSQNPWNPLWAMMIGFFMIMVDSTIVAIANPTIMANLRIGYDTVVWVTSAYLLGYAVVLLVAGRLGDRFGPKNLYLIGLVVFTVSSVWCGLSGSAAMLIAARVAQGIGAGVLTPQTLSTITRIFPPERRGIAVSLWGATAGAASLVGPLAGGVLVDGLGWQWIFFVNVPVGVIGLALAYWLIPVLPTQSHRFDLIGVGLSGVGMFLIVFGLQQGQAAHWEPWIWALIVAGFGFMTVFVFWQSVNPHEPLIPLVIFGDRDFSLCNVGVAIVSFTATAMMLPLTFYAQAVCGLSPTRSALLIAPMAIANGVFAPFVGKIVDNYHPRPVLGFGFSVLAIALTWLTFDMSPTTPIWRLVLPFFAMGVGMAFVWSPLTATATRNLPAHLAGAGSAVYNSVRQLGAVLGSAGMAAFMTWRITAEMPRRPAGGGIDEDAATLQLPRFLREPFAAAMSQSVLLPAFIALFGIIAALFLVGFAPWSRTGRGGDPFGPDEDDIVDDDYDDDEYVEFVLVREPDVGRGNPPSGERAHAAATPPAGVRHRGPDDSWHRVFDEPVARAQPIGFAHNGSHLDSGKRLRQVPVRRSVTPSPPVDRLTRPPRRPHRGPSGHHFTDGDPLRGQHHRPDPDDDPTGHGRHSSGN, encoded by the coding sequence ATGACCACGGCTGCGCCCCGCATGCCCGGGGGTGAGCGGCGTGCGGGTTCCGGGCCGGCGCGGGCCGCCCATCATTGGGATTTCATCACCCGCAGCTCGCCGCACTCGCAGAATCCCTGGAACCCGCTTTGGGCGATGATGATCGGCTTCTTCATGATCATGGTCGACTCGACCATCGTCGCGATCGCAAACCCGACCATCATGGCCAACCTGCGCATCGGCTACGACACCGTGGTCTGGGTGACCAGCGCCTACCTGCTGGGTTACGCCGTCGTGCTGCTCGTGGCGGGCCGCCTCGGCGACCGGTTCGGCCCCAAGAACCTGTACCTGATCGGCCTGGTGGTCTTCACCGTCTCCTCGGTGTGGTGCGGGCTGTCGGGCAGCGCCGCCATGCTGATCGCGGCCCGCGTCGCGCAAGGTATCGGAGCCGGCGTGCTCACCCCGCAAACCTTGTCGACGATCACCCGGATCTTCCCGCCGGAGCGGCGCGGCATCGCGGTGAGCCTGTGGGGGGCCACCGCGGGAGCCGCCAGCCTGGTGGGCCCGCTGGCCGGCGGTGTGCTGGTCGACGGGCTGGGCTGGCAGTGGATCTTCTTCGTCAACGTCCCGGTCGGCGTGATCGGGCTGGCGTTGGCGTACTGGCTGATCCCGGTGCTGCCCACCCAGTCACACCGGTTCGATCTGATCGGGGTCGGGCTGTCCGGGGTGGGCATGTTCTTGATCGTGTTCGGGCTGCAACAGGGGCAGGCCGCGCATTGGGAGCCGTGGATCTGGGCGTTGATCGTCGCGGGCTTCGGGTTCATGACGGTGTTCGTGTTCTGGCAGTCGGTGAACCCCCACGAGCCGCTGATCCCGTTGGTGATCTTCGGTGACCGCGACTTCAGCCTGTGCAACGTCGGGGTCGCCATCGTCTCGTTCACCGCAACGGCGATGATGCTGCCGCTGACGTTCTACGCGCAGGCCGTCTGCGGGCTGTCGCCGACGCGCTCGGCCTTGCTGATCGCGCCGATGGCGATCGCCAACGGGGTGTTCGCGCCGTTCGTCGGCAAGATCGTCGACAACTACCATCCCCGGCCGGTGCTCGGTTTCGGCTTTTCGGTGCTGGCGATCGCGCTGACCTGGCTGACCTTCGACATGTCGCCGACGACCCCGATCTGGCGGCTGGTCTTGCCGTTCTTCGCGATGGGCGTCGGCATGGCGTTCGTGTGGTCGCCGCTGACCGCGACCGCGACGCGCAACCTGCCGGCGCACCTGGCCGGTGCGGGCTCTGCGGTGTACAACTCCGTGCGCCAGCTCGGCGCGGTGCTCGGCAGCGCCGGCATGGCCGCGTTCATGACCTGGCGGATCACCGCCGAAATGCCGCGGCGGCCCGCCGGTGGGGGCATCGACGAGGACGCCGCCACGTTGCAACTGCCGCGGTTTCTGCGCGAACCGTTTGCCGCCGCGATGTCGCAGTCGGTGCTGTTGCCGGCGTTCATCGCGTTGTTCGGGATCATTGCCGCCCTGTTCTTGGTGGGCTTCGCGCCCTGGTCCCGCACCGGCCGGGGCGGCGACCCCTTCGGGCCCGACGAGGATGACATCGTCGACGACGACTACGACGACGACGAATACGTCGAGTTCGTCCTCGTGCGCGAACCCGATGTCGGGCGCGGCAACCCGCCGTCAGGGGAACGTGCTCATGCGGCGGCCACGCCACCCGCCGGGGTGCGGCATCGGGGCCCGGACGATTCGTGGCACCGTGTGTTCGACGAGCCGGTTGCGCGGGCACAGCCAATTGGATTTGCCCACAACGGGTCTCATCTGGACAGCGGAAAGCGCCTCCGTCAGGTGCCGGTGCGGCGCTCGGTCACGCCCAGCCCGCCGGTCGACCGGCTCACCCGACCGCCGCGCCGCCCCCACCGGGGTCCGTCGGGTCACCACTTCACCGACGGCGACCCGCTGCGGGGCCAGCACCACCGCCCCGATCCCGACGACGATCCCACCGGTCACGGCCGGCACTCGTCGGGCAATTAG
- a CDS encoding LppP/LprE family lipoprotein, with protein sequence MTVRCVDVWSLPCRTEPLTCSAAVALIAATLTGCGSGDSTVAKTPQARTSETPSITAPATPLPAAQPGNAPPADPCAVNLASPTIAKVVSELPRDPRSQQPWNPEPLAGNYNQCAQLSAVIIKANTNAVSPTTRAVLFHLGQFIPQGVPDTYGFNGIDPAQTTGDTVALTYPGGIQGLNTHVKFHWNGNAVELIGNTPAH encoded by the coding sequence ATGACGGTACGGTGCGTCGATGTGTGGTCGCTACCGTGTCGTACCGAGCCACTGACCTGCTCGGCCGCTGTTGCATTGATCGCCGCCACGTTGACCGGCTGCGGTTCAGGAGATTCCACAGTCGCAAAGACACCGCAGGCAAGGACTTCTGAGACCCCGTCGATCACGGCCCCGGCCACGCCATTGCCGGCCGCCCAGCCCGGCAACGCGCCACCGGCCGATCCATGTGCGGTCAACCTCGCCTCGCCCACCATCGCGAAGGTGGTGTCCGAACTGCCACGCGACCCGCGCAGCCAGCAGCCGTGGAATCCCGAGCCGCTGGCCGGCAACTACAACCAGTGCGCGCAGCTGTCAGCGGTGATCATCAAGGCCAACACCAATGCGGTCAGCCCCACCACCCGCGCGGTGCTGTTCCACCTCGGTCAATTCATCCCGCAGGGCGTCCCCGACACCTACGGCTTCAACGGCATCGACCCGGCGCAAACCACGGGCGACACGGTGGCGCTGACCTATCCGGGCGGGATCCAGGGCCTCAACACCCACGTGAAGTTTCATTGGAACGGCAACGCCGTCGAACTGATCGGCAATACGCCCGCGCACTGA
- a CDS encoding TM0106 family RecB-like putative nuclease, giving the protein MFVTGDSIVYSASDLAAAARCEFALLRDFDAKLGRGPATAIEDELLTRTATLGDEHERRELARLRERFGDAVAVIGRPAYTPAGLAAATDATLRAVADHAPAVYQAAMFDGRFLGFADFLVRDGEQYRVVDTKLARSEKVTALLQLAAYADVLAASGVPVAPEAELRLGDGTAVRHRVSDLVPVYRLQRVRLQRLLDDHHASGAAVRWDDESVAACFHCPSCIEQLRAADDVLLVAGLRVSQRDKLFKAGITTVTELAAHSGPVPELAAGVVTALTTQAKLQVRQRDTGVPQVQVIDAQPLALLPEPDPGDLFFDFEGDPLWTADGREWGLEYLFGVLEAGPTGRFRPLWAHNRADERKALTDFLAMVAKRRRRRPNMHIYHYAPYEKTALLRLAGRYGVGEDEVDELLRSGTLVDLYPLVRRSIRVGAESFSLKALEPLYMGSQLRAGDVTTATGSITSYARYCELRAEGRGDEAASVLKEIEDYNHYDCRSTQELRNWLMLRAYESGVVPIGAQPVGDGNTVEDRDELAVTLAAFTGAAGIDERTPEQTAVALVAAARGYHRREDKPFWWAHFDRLNFPVDEWADNTDVFVAHEASVSVDWHTPPRARKPQRRLELRGELARGDLKSDVFALYKPPAPPGMTDSPDRRAAGRATVVEADDPAVPTTVVVLERVGGDGKPFHQLPFALTPGPPIPTTALRESIQATAAAVGAGLPRLPDSAIVDVLLRRAPRTRSGAALPRGGETSNITADITAALLDLDSSYLAVHGPPGTGKTHTAARVIQHLVTEHRWRVGVVAQSHATVEHLLDCVIDAGLDPQRVAKKRYDHQAPRWQEIDGGAYAAFLADTPGCVIGGTAWDFANANRIPPGSLDLLVIDEAGQFCLANTIAVAPAAANLLLLGDPQQLPQVSQGTHPEPVDTSALDWLVDGRRTLPDERGYFLDLSYRMHPAVCAAVSALSYEGRLRSHECTAARRLDGHRPGVQLLSVEHQGNSTESPEEADAIAAEIGRLLGASWTDEHGRRALTAADVLVLAPYNAQVALLRRRLSSAGLGGVRVGTVDKFQGGQAPVVFISMTVSSMDVVPRGISFLLNRNRLNVAVSRAQYAAVIVRSPSLTEYLPATPAGLIDLGAFLALTQPDLRGGA; this is encoded by the coding sequence GTGTTCGTGACCGGCGACAGCATCGTTTACAGCGCGTCGGACCTTGCCGCCGCCGCCCGCTGCGAATTCGCGCTGCTGCGGGATTTCGACGCCAAACTCGGCCGCGGGCCGGCGACCGCGATCGAGGACGAACTGCTCACGCGGACAGCCACCCTCGGCGACGAGCATGAGCGGCGCGAGCTCGCCCGATTGCGCGAGCGATTCGGCGATGCCGTCGCGGTCATCGGCCGCCCGGCCTACACACCCGCGGGGCTGGCGGCGGCCACCGACGCGACGCTGCGCGCCGTCGCCGACCACGCCCCCGCGGTGTATCAGGCCGCGATGTTCGACGGCCGCTTCCTCGGGTTCGCCGACTTTCTGGTCCGCGACGGCGAGCAGTATCGGGTCGTCGACACCAAGCTGGCCCGCTCCGAAAAGGTGACCGCGCTGTTGCAACTGGCCGCCTACGCCGACGTGCTGGCGGCCTCGGGTGTGCCCGTCGCGCCCGAGGCCGAACTGCGGCTCGGCGACGGAACGGCCGTGCGGCACCGCGTCAGCGACCTGGTCCCGGTCTACCGATTGCAGCGGGTGCGGCTGCAGCGGCTGCTCGACGACCACCATGCGAGCGGCGCCGCGGTGCGATGGGACGACGAAAGCGTGGCCGCCTGTTTTCATTGCCCGTCGTGCATCGAGCAGCTGCGCGCCGCCGACGACGTGCTGTTGGTCGCCGGTCTGCGGGTAAGCCAGCGGGACAAGCTGTTCAAGGCCGGCATCACCACCGTCACCGAACTTGCCGCCCACAGCGGGCCGGTTCCCGAGCTGGCCGCGGGAGTCGTCACCGCCTTGACTACCCAGGCGAAACTGCAAGTGCGCCAACGCGATACGGGCGTTCCGCAGGTCCAGGTCATCGACGCGCAGCCGCTGGCGCTGCTCCCCGAGCCGGACCCCGGTGATTTGTTCTTCGACTTCGAAGGCGACCCGCTGTGGACCGCCGACGGCCGCGAGTGGGGCCTGGAATATCTGTTCGGCGTCTTGGAGGCCGGGCCTACGGGCCGGTTTCGCCCGCTGTGGGCGCACAACCGGGCAGACGAACGCAAGGCGCTGACCGATTTCTTGGCGATGGTGGCCAAGCGGCGCAGGCGCCGCCCCAACATGCACATCTACCACTACGCGCCCTACGAGAAGACCGCGTTGCTGCGGCTCGCCGGGCGCTACGGCGTCGGCGAGGACGAGGTCGACGAACTGCTGCGCAGCGGCACGCTGGTCGACCTTTATCCGTTGGTGCGCAGGAGCATTCGCGTCGGCGCGGAGTCATTCAGCCTCAAGGCGCTCGAACCGCTCTACATGGGGTCCCAACTGCGCGCGGGCGACGTGACCACGGCGACCGGTTCGATCACCTCCTACGCGCGCTATTGCGAACTGCGCGCGGAGGGCCGCGGCGACGAGGCCGCCTCCGTGCTCAAGGAGATCGAGGACTACAACCACTACGACTGCCGGTCGACACAGGAACTGCGTAACTGGCTGATGTTGCGCGCCTATGAATCCGGTGTCGTACCGATCGGCGCCCAGCCCGTCGGCGACGGCAACACCGTCGAGGACCGCGACGAACTGGCGGTGACCCTGGCGGCGTTCACCGGGGCCGCCGGCATCGACGAGCGCACCCCGGAGCAGACGGCGGTGGCGCTGGTGGCCGCCGCGCGCGGCTACCACCGCCGCGAGGACAAGCCCTTCTGGTGGGCGCATTTCGACCGGTTGAACTTCCCGGTCGACGAATGGGCGGACAACACCGACGTTTTCGTCGCCCACGAGGCGTCCGTCAGCGTCGACTGGCACACGCCGCCCCGGGCGCGCAAACCTCAGCGACGGCTCGAGCTGCGCGGCGAGTTGGCGCGCGGCGATCTCAAGAGCGACGTCTTTGCGCTGTACAAACCGCCGGCGCCGCCCGGCATGACCGACAGCCCGGACCGGCGGGCGGCCGGACGGGCCACGGTCGTCGAGGCCGACGACCCGGCGGTGCCCACCACGGTGGTCGTCCTCGAACGAGTCGGCGGCGACGGCAAGCCATTTCACCAGCTTCCCTTCGCGCTGACGCCGGGCCCGCCCATTCCGACCACGGCCCTGCGGGAGTCGATCCAGGCGACCGCGGCCGCGGTCGGCGCCGGGTTGCCGCGTCTGCCCGACAGCGCCATCGTCGACGTCCTGCTGCGCCGCGCGCCCCGCACGCGCAGCGGCGCTGCCCTGCCGCGCGGCGGCGAAACCTCGAACATCACAGCCGACATCACCGCCGCGCTGCTCGATCTGGATTCGTCGTACCTGGCGGTGCACGGGCCGCCGGGCACCGGCAAGACGCACACGGCCGCGCGGGTGATCCAGCACCTGGTCACCGAGCACCGCTGGCGCGTCGGTGTCGTCGCGCAATCGCACGCCACGGTGGAGCACCTGTTGGACTGCGTGATCGATGCCGGCCTGGATCCGCAGCGCGTCGCGAAGAAGCGTTACGACCACCAGGCTCCGCGCTGGCAGGAGATCGACGGCGGGGCGTACGCGGCCTTCCTCGCCGATACGCCGGGCTGTGTGATCGGCGGCACCGCATGGGATTTCGCCAACGCCAACCGGATACCGCCGGGGAGTTTGGATCTGCTGGTGATCGACGAGGCCGGCCAATTCTGTCTGGCCAATACCATCGCCGTGGCCCCGGCCGCCGCGAACCTGCTGCTGCTCGGAGACCCTCAGCAGTTGCCGCAAGTCAGCCAGGGCACCCATCCCGAGCCGGTGGACACCTCGGCGCTGGACTGGCTGGTCGACGGCCGGCGCACCCTGCCCGACGAACGTGGCTACTTCCTGGACCTCTCCTACCGGATGCACCCGGCCGTCTGCGCCGCGGTCTCGGCGCTGTCCTACGAGGGCAGGCTGCGCTCCCACGAATGCACCGCCGCCCGCCGCCTGGACGGGCATCGGCCGGGCGTGCAGCTGCTTTCGGTTGAGCACCAGGGCAATTCGACCGAAAGTCCCGAGGAGGCCGACGCGATAGCCGCCGAGATCGGGCGACTGCTCGGCGCGTCGTGGACCGATGAGCACGGCCGCCGGGCGTTGACGGCCGCCGATGTGCTGGTGCTGGCGCCCTACAACGCCCAGGTGGCACTGCTGCGTCGCCGGTTGAGCTCCGCCGGGCTCGGCGGGGTGCGGGTGGGGACCGTCGACAAGTTCCAGGGCGGACAGGCGCCCGTGGTGTTCATCTCGATGACGGTGTCCTCCATGGACGTGGTACCGCGCGGAATCTCCTTTCTGCTCAACAGGAATCGACTCAACGTGGCGGTCAGCCGGGCCCAATATGCAGCGGTGATCGTGCGGTCGCCGTCGTTGACGGAGTACCTTCCCGCCACACCCGCGGGGCTGATCGATCTGGGCGCGTTCTTGGCGCTCACCCAACCCGATCTGCGCGGAGGCGCCTAA
- a CDS encoding cytochrome P450, translating to MAAVMSQNAPVAFQLATAATWSNPWPMYRALRDHDPVHHVVPANSPEHDYYVLSRHADVWAAARDHETFSSAKGLTVNYDDLELIGLQDNPPFVMQDPPVHTQFRKLVSRGFTPRQVEAVEPKVREFVVERIEGLRAAGGGDIVTELFKPLPSMVVAHYLGVPEEDWVQFDGWTQAIVAANTAEGGVAGALETVGDAVGSMMAYFTGLIERRRTDPEDDTISHLVTAGVGADGDVAGTLSILAFTFTMVTGGNDTVTGMLGGSMPLLHERPDQRKLLVDNPELITDAVEELLRMTSPVQGLARTTTREVTIGDTTIPAGRRALLLYGSANRDERQYGPDAAELDVTRCPRNILTFSHGAHHCLGAAAARMQSRVALTELLARCPDFEVDESGIAWAGGNYVRRPLSVPIRVGS from the coding sequence ATGGCTGCTGTTATGTCTCAGAACGCACCGGTCGCCTTCCAGCTCGCGACCGCCGCCACCTGGTCGAACCCGTGGCCGATGTACCGCGCTCTGCGCGACCACGACCCCGTACACCACGTCGTTCCGGCGAATTCGCCCGAGCATGACTACTACGTGTTGTCGCGGCACGCCGACGTGTGGGCGGCGGCCCGCGACCACGAAACCTTCTCCTCGGCCAAGGGCCTGACCGTCAACTACGACGATCTGGAACTGATTGGCCTGCAAGACAATCCACCGTTCGTGATGCAGGATCCACCGGTGCACACCCAGTTTCGCAAGCTGGTGTCGCGCGGGTTCACGCCGCGACAGGTCGAGGCTGTGGAACCCAAGGTGCGGGAATTCGTCGTCGAGCGCATCGAGGGGTTGCGCGCGGCCGGCGGCGGTGACATCGTCACCGAGCTCTTCAAACCGCTGCCGTCGATGGTGGTCGCGCATTATCTCGGTGTGCCCGAAGAGGACTGGGTGCAGTTCGACGGCTGGACCCAGGCGATCGTCGCGGCCAACACCGCCGAGGGCGGCGTCGCGGGGGCGCTGGAGACCGTCGGTGATGCGGTCGGGTCGATGATGGCCTACTTCACCGGCCTGATCGAACGTCGTCGCACCGACCCCGAGGACGACACGATCTCCCACCTGGTGACCGCGGGGGTGGGCGCCGACGGTGACGTCGCCGGCACGCTGTCGATCCTGGCGTTCACATTCACAATGGTGACCGGCGGCAACGACACCGTCACCGGCATGCTCGGCGGCTCGATGCCGCTGCTGCACGAGCGTCCCGATCAGCGAAAGTTGTTGGTGGACAACCCCGAATTGATCACCGACGCTGTCGAGGAGCTGCTGCGGATGACCTCACCGGTCCAGGGGTTGGCGCGCACGACCACCCGCGAGGTGACGATCGGCGACACCACCATTCCCGCCGGGCGCAGGGCGCTGCTGCTGTACGGGTCGGCCAACCGCGACGAACGCCAATACGGGCCCGACGCGGCCGAACTCGACGTGACCCGGTGCCCGCGCAACATTTTGACGTTCAGCCACGGCGCGCACCACTGCCTGGGCGCCGCCGCGGCCCGGATGCAGTCCCGGGTGGCGCTCACCGAGCTGCTGGCCCGATGCCCCGACTTCGAGGTCGACGAATCAGGGATCGCCTGGGCCGGGGGCAATTACGTGCGGCGGCCGCTGTCGGTGCCGATTCGTGTGGGGTCCTGA
- a CDS encoding DEAD/DEAH box helicase produces the protein MTLSDSSTGAASTTFADLQIHPSVLRAVADVGYESPTGIQAATIPALMAGSDVVGLAQTGTGKTAAFAIPILSKIDVTSTATQALVLAPTRELALQVAEAFSRYGAHLPKINVLPIYGGSSYSVQLAGLRRGAHVVVGTPGRVIDHLERGTLDLSHVDYLVLDEADEMLTMGFAEEVDRILSETPEYKQVALFSATMPPAIRKLTTKYLHDPLEVSTKAKTATAENISQRYIQVAGPRKMDALTRVLEVEPFEAMIVFVRTKQATEEVAEKLRARGFSAAAINGDIPQGQRERTVAALKDGSIDILVATDVAARGLDVERISHVLNYDIPHDTESYVHRIGRTGRAGRSGTALLFVSPRERHLLKAIEKATRQTLTETALPTVEDVNAQRVAKFADSITTALGAPGIDLFRKLVQDYEREHDTPMADIAAALALQSRDGEEFLMAPEPPPERRERRTERRDRPEKPRSTRPFATYRIAVGKRHKIGPGAIVGAIANEGGLHRSDFGHIAIGPDFSLVELPAKLPKSTFKRLERTRISGVLINLQPDRSSAKARGGRDGGKPRRKHGE, from the coding sequence ATGACCCTCTCAGACAGCTCGACCGGGGCTGCCTCTACGACGTTTGCCGACCTGCAGATCCACCCCTCGGTGCTGCGGGCGGTCGCCGACGTCGGTTACGAATCACCCACCGGCATCCAGGCCGCGACGATCCCGGCGCTGATGGCGGGCTCCGACGTGGTCGGGCTGGCGCAGACCGGCACCGGCAAGACCGCCGCGTTCGCGATCCCGATCCTGTCCAAAATCGACGTCACCAGCACCGCCACCCAAGCCCTGGTGCTCGCCCCGACCCGGGAGCTGGCCCTGCAGGTCGCCGAGGCGTTCAGCCGGTACGGAGCCCACCTGCCCAAGATCAACGTGCTGCCGATCTACGGCGGCTCGTCCTACAGCGTGCAGCTGGCCGGGCTGCGGCGCGGGGCGCACGTGGTGGTCGGCACGCCCGGCCGGGTGATCGACCACCTCGAACGGGGGACGCTGGACCTGTCCCACGTCGACTACCTGGTGCTCGACGAGGCCGACGAGATGCTCACCATGGGCTTCGCCGAAGAGGTCGATCGCATCCTGTCGGAGACCCCGGAATACAAGCAGGTGGCACTGTTCTCCGCGACGATGCCGCCCGCGATCCGCAAGCTCACCACCAAGTACCTGCACGACCCGCTCGAGGTCAGCACCAAGGCGAAAACCGCGACCGCCGAGAACATCTCGCAGCGCTACATCCAGGTCGCCGGTCCCCGCAAGATGGACGCGCTGACCCGGGTCCTCGAGGTCGAGCCGTTCGAGGCGATGATCGTCTTCGTCAGAACCAAACAGGCCACCGAGGAAGTCGCCGAAAAGCTAAGGGCGCGAGGTTTCTCCGCCGCGGCCATCAACGGGGACATCCCGCAGGGCCAGCGCGAGCGGACCGTCGCCGCCCTAAAGGACGGCAGCATCGACATCCTGGTCGCCACCGACGTGGCCGCGCGCGGACTCGACGTGGAGCGGATCTCGCACGTGCTCAACTACGACATCCCGCATGACACCGAGTCGTACGTGCACCGGATCGGGCGCACCGGCAGGGCCGGACGTTCGGGCACCGCGCTGCTGTTCGTCTCGCCGCGAGAGCGCCACCTGCTCAAGGCGATCGAAAAGGCCACGCGGCAAACGCTCACCGAAACCGCCTTGCCCACCGTCGAGGACGTCAACGCGCAACGGGTGGCCAAGTTCGCCGATTCGATCACCACCGCGCTCGGGGCCCCCGGCATCGACCTGTTCCGCAAGCTGGTCCAGGACTACGAACGCGAGCACGACACCCCGATGGCCGATATCGCCGCCGCGCTGGCCCTGCAATCCCGCGACGGCGAGGAATTCCTGATGGCGCCCGAACCTCCGCCCGAGCGTCGCGAGCGGCGCACCGAACGCCGCGACCGCCCCGAAAAGCCAAGGTCTACACGGCCGTTCGCCACGTATCGCATCGCGGTGGGCAAGCGCCACAAGATCGGTCCGGGCGCCATCGTGGGCGCCATCGCCAACGAGGGAGGGCTGCATCGCAGCGACTTCGGCCACATCGCGATCGGCCCGGACTTCTCGTTGGTGGAACTGCCGGCCAAGTTGCCCAAGTCGACGTTCAAAAGGCTTGAGCGGACCCGCATCTCGGGGGTGTTGATCAACCTTCAGCCGGACAGGTCCTCAGCCAAGGCCCGCGGCGGCCGGGACGGCGGGAAACCGCGCAGGAAACACGGCGAATGA
- a CDS encoding acyltransferase family protein produces MTLSEEQDAQGGLEQTSRVDRVASLTGVRAVAALLVVGTHAAYTTGKYTHGYWGLVGSRMEIGVPIFFVLSGYLLFRPWVKSGATGGPPPSLSRYAWHRVRRIMPAYVVTVLFAYVLYHFREAGPNPGHSWLGLARNLTLTQIYCNGYLGKYLHQGLTQMWSLAVEASFYVILPLLAYLLLVLICRRQWQPKLVLGALAAMALISPAWLVLVHTDHWFPDGARLWLPTYLAWFLAGMMLTVLQEMGVRAYGFVAIPLAIISYFIASTPIAGAPTTSPATLSEALFKTCFYAVIAALAVAPLALGDHGWYSRLLASRPMVWLGDISYEIFLIHLITMEFAMDYVVGARVYTGPMLYLFVATLALTIPLAWLLHRFTRVRD; encoded by the coding sequence ATGACGCTGTCCGAAGAACAGGACGCCCAGGGCGGACTCGAGCAGACCTCGCGCGTCGACCGCGTCGCCTCGCTGACGGGCGTCCGGGCCGTCGCCGCGCTGCTCGTCGTCGGCACCCACGCGGCCTACACCACCGGCAAATACACCCACGGCTATTGGGGCCTGGTCGGTTCCCGGATGGAGATCGGGGTGCCGATCTTCTTCGTGCTGTCCGGTTACCTGTTGTTCCGCCCGTGGGTGAAGTCCGGCGCAACCGGCGGCCCGCCGCCGTCGCTGAGTCGCTATGCGTGGCACCGGGTTCGGCGCATCATGCCCGCGTACGTCGTCACGGTGTTGTTCGCCTACGTGCTGTACCACTTCCGCGAGGCGGGGCCCAACCCCGGGCACTCGTGGCTGGGGTTGGCGCGCAACCTGACGCTGACCCAGATCTACTGCAACGGCTACCTGGGCAAGTATCTGCACCAGGGGCTGACCCAGATGTGGAGCCTGGCCGTGGAGGCCTCGTTCTACGTCATCCTCCCGCTGCTGGCCTACCTGCTGCTGGTGTTGATATGCCGGCGTCAATGGCAGCCGAAGCTGGTCCTGGGCGCCCTGGCGGCGATGGCGTTGATCAGCCCGGCGTGGCTGGTTCTCGTGCACACCGACCACTGGTTCCCCGACGGCGCCCGGCTGTGGCTGCCCACCTATTTGGCCTGGTTCCTCGCCGGCATGATGCTCACCGTGTTGCAGGAGATGGGCGTGCGCGCGTACGGGTTTGTGGCCATCCCGCTGGCGATCATCAGCTATTTCATCGCGTCCACACCCATCGCCGGCGCGCCCACCACCTCCCCGGCGACGTTGAGCGAGGCGTTGTTCAAGACCTGTTTTTATGCCGTGATCGCCGCACTGGCGGTGGCGCCCTTGGCGCTGGGGGATCACGGATGGTATTCGCGGCTGTTGGCCAGCCGCCCCATGGTGTGGCTGGGGGACATCTCCTACGAAATCTTCCTGATCCACCTGATCACCATGGAATTCGCGATGGACTACGTGGTGGGCGCGCGCGTCTACACCGGGCCGATGCTTTATCTGTTCGTCGCGACGCTGGCGCTGACGATCCCGTTGGCGTGGCTGCTGCACCGTTTCACGCGGGTTCGGGACTAG